In one window of Candidatus Thermoplasmatota archaeon DNA:
- a CDS encoding S8/S53 family peptidase codes for MLPETARLTALVLVAALLAPLATLAPTAGASEAPAFVVVAVVDTGINPYHADFSAATYPDLAVLEASGGFTKDPATWLPGYPGGVARLDLSLGAPSYAAAKAADKAVFDAIPMKSLRWIPGTKIIGVYDADNAAPLNAEADATHVLDDDGHGTLSASVGVGNQFGSCPRCLLVVVEGFSGLAWAASQPWIDVISNSWGSVGNLPTEIGEGTPEVTRAFAERGGTVLFAAGNGVENGYVVPESTWFSEKTGPGWVVTVGAFNRPAENVRVPVLGTGRPVHLLAQGVGVPGADPFHKTNAATHSGTSAATPIAAGVFGATLGAARDALDDARPGPRKVGPLRVAASGAPVPGSPALEDGLLSRAELAETVFLAARATNHGSLTFSPLSFPMMAAAARPLGEGWGWVGRETVADAVAILLGHAPHPAKPEARSFFMDDAFIRDARWGAWDKDGNGSRERALPSGLP; via the coding sequence GTGTTGCCGGAGACCGCGAGGCTTACCGCGCTCGTTCTCGTCGCCGCGCTCCTTGCGCCCCTTGCGACGCTCGCGCCCACGGCCGGGGCGAGCGAAGCGCCCGCCTTCGTCGTCGTCGCCGTGGTCGATACCGGCATCAACCCGTACCACGCCGACTTCTCGGCGGCCACGTACCCGGACCTCGCCGTGCTCGAGGCCTCGGGCGGCTTCACGAAGGACCCCGCGACGTGGCTTCCCGGCTACCCCGGCGGCGTCGCGCGGCTCGACCTGTCGCTCGGCGCGCCGAGCTATGCGGCCGCGAAGGCCGCCGACAAGGCCGTCTTCGACGCGATTCCCATGAAGTCGCTTCGGTGGATCCCCGGGACGAAGATCATCGGCGTGTACGACGCGGACAACGCGGCCCCCCTGAACGCGGAGGCCGACGCGACGCACGTGCTCGACGACGACGGTCACGGCACGCTCAGCGCGAGCGTCGGCGTGGGCAACCAGTTCGGCTCGTGCCCCCGATGCCTCCTCGTCGTCGTCGAGGGCTTCAGCGGCCTCGCTTGGGCCGCCTCGCAGCCCTGGATCGACGTCATCTCCAATTCGTGGGGCTCCGTCGGGAACCTTCCGACCGAGATCGGAGAAGGCACGCCGGAGGTGACGCGGGCCTTCGCCGAGCGCGGCGGCACCGTCCTCTTCGCCGCGGGCAACGGCGTCGAGAACGGGTACGTCGTGCCCGAATCCACGTGGTTCTCCGAGAAGACGGGCCCCGGCTGGGTCGTCACCGTCGGCGCGTTCAACCGGCCGGCCGAGAACGTTCGCGTCCCCGTCCTCGGCACGGGCCGCCCGGTGCACCTTCTTGCGCAGGGCGTCGGCGTCCCCGGCGCGGATCCGTTCCACAAGACGAACGCGGCGACGCACAGCGGCACGTCTGCCGCGACGCCCATCGCCGCCGGCGTCTTCGGCGCGACGCTCGGCGCGGCCCGCGACGCGCTCGACGACGCGCGCCCGGGTCCCCGCAAGGTGGGGCCGCTCCGCGTCGCGGCGAGCGGCGCGCCCGTCCCCGGCAGCCCCGCTCTCGAGGATGGCCTCCTCTCCCGCGCGGAGCTCGCGGAAACCGTCTTCCTCGCCGCGCGCGCGACGAACCACGGCTCGCTCACCTTCAGCCCGCTGAGCTTCCCCATGATGGCCGCCGCGGCGCGTCCCCTCGGCGAGGGGTGGGGGTGGGTCGGTCGCGAGACGGTCGCCGACGCGGTCGCCATCCTCCTCGGCCACGCGCCTCACCCGGCGAAGCCCGAGGCGCGGTCGTTCTTCATGGACGACGCGTTCATCCGCGACGCGCGATGGGGCGCCTGGGACAAGGACGGGAACGGCTCCCGCGAGCGCGCGCTGCCCTCGGGCCTTCCTTGA
- a CDS encoding phosphopantothenate/pantothenate synthetase, translating into MTDIPPDHPRYASLVLRERVVAGVAQGLVAPQGLIAHGRGEAFDYLLGERTTPPADLAARAAAARLLAARDPVLSVNGNTAVLVPGALADLQRALGCKVEVNLFHRTEARVEKLVAHLETAGCRDVLGRGATPTIPGLTSERAKSTREGIAGADCVLVPLEDGDRAQALRAMGKTVLTIDINPLSRTARSASVNVADNVVRALPNVTRHVEVWRKAGEAAWRKAASEPWDGEANMRAVLAVIAERARTEA; encoded by the coding sequence GTGACCGACATCCCGCCCGACCACCCCCGCTACGCGAGCCTCGTCCTGCGCGAGCGCGTCGTCGCGGGCGTCGCCCAGGGGCTCGTCGCGCCCCAAGGCCTCATCGCGCACGGCCGCGGCGAAGCCTTCGACTACCTTCTGGGCGAGCGGACGACGCCGCCCGCGGATCTTGCCGCGCGCGCGGCGGCCGCGCGCCTCCTCGCGGCACGCGATCCCGTCCTGTCCGTGAACGGCAACACCGCGGTCCTTGTCCCGGGAGCGCTCGCCGACCTCCAGCGCGCCCTCGGCTGCAAGGTCGAGGTGAACCTCTTCCACCGCACCGAGGCGCGCGTCGAGAAGCTCGTCGCCCACCTCGAAACGGCGGGCTGCCGCGACGTGCTCGGTCGCGGCGCCACGCCCACCATCCCGGGCCTCACGAGCGAGCGCGCGAAGAGCACGCGCGAGGGGATCGCGGGCGCGGACTGCGTCCTTGTCCCGCTCGAGGACGGCGACCGCGCGCAAGCCCTGCGGGCGATGGGGAAGACCGTCCTCACGATCGACATCAACCCGCTCTCGCGCACCGCGCGCAGCGCGAGCGTGAACGTCGCGGACAACGTGGTGCGGGCGCTCCCGAACGTGACCCGCCACGTCGAGGTCTGGCGGAAGGCGGGCGAAGCGGCATGGCGGAAGGCCGCGTCGGAACCGTGGGACGGCGAAGCCAACATGCGGGCCGTGCTCGCGGTCATCGCTGAGCGGGCCCGCACCGAGGCGTGA
- the aspS gene encoding aspartate--tRNA(Asn) ligase: MAVNLQARKYATAIGPAEHNQTVVVAGWVQEVRDMGGIAFVILRDRSGTLQIVLPKKKLDPALVARFVEVPRESVIAVSGAVKPSEKARNGYEILPDALDVLSKAETPLPLGVVDKVDAELETRLDNRFMDLRKPEIQAIFKVRSTLVKAGIDSFTRQGFLQVHTPRIIGASSEGGTDLFAVKYFEKGAYLSQSPQLYKQMLMATGIDRQFEVATYFRAEKHNSYRHLNEVTAFDVEMAFVTSEEDVMRVLETAVRDMWQAVHDQSGPELALLGKAVKVPDLPFPRLTYDEALALVNGTKRWTNDKGESAEIPWGEDLNAAAEKILGEIMAERGHEFYFITKYPEQIRPFYTFVEDTTPISRSFDLEHAGLEVTSGAQRQHDVAKLEARIRHKGLEPSDFADYLKPFRYGMPPHGGFGLGIDRLTMEVLGLDNVREAVLFPRDRTRLAP, from the coding sequence ATGGCCGTGAACCTCCAGGCGCGCAAATACGCGACCGCCATCGGTCCCGCCGAGCACAACCAGACCGTCGTCGTCGCGGGCTGGGTGCAGGAGGTCCGCGACATGGGCGGCATCGCGTTCGTCATCCTCCGCGACCGCTCGGGCACGCTCCAGATCGTCCTCCCGAAGAAGAAGCTCGATCCCGCGCTCGTGGCGCGCTTCGTCGAGGTCCCGCGCGAAAGCGTCATCGCGGTCTCGGGCGCGGTCAAGCCGTCCGAGAAGGCGAGGAACGGCTACGAGATCCTCCCCGACGCGCTCGACGTCCTCTCGAAGGCCGAAACGCCGCTCCCGCTCGGCGTCGTCGACAAGGTGGACGCGGAGCTCGAGACGCGCCTCGACAACCGCTTCATGGACCTCCGCAAGCCCGAGATCCAGGCGATCTTCAAGGTCCGCTCGACGCTCGTGAAGGCGGGCATCGACTCGTTCACGCGCCAGGGTTTCCTGCAGGTCCACACGCCGCGCATCATCGGGGCGTCGAGCGAGGGCGGCACGGACCTCTTCGCGGTCAAGTACTTCGAGAAGGGCGCCTACCTCTCGCAGTCGCCGCAGCTCTACAAGCAGATGCTCATGGCGACCGGCATCGACCGGCAGTTCGAGGTCGCGACCTACTTCCGCGCCGAGAAGCACAACTCGTACCGCCACCTGAACGAGGTCACGGCCTTCGACGTCGAGATGGCGTTCGTCACGAGCGAGGAGGACGTGATGCGGGTCCTCGAGACGGCCGTGCGCGACATGTGGCAGGCCGTCCACGACCAGTCCGGACCCGAGCTCGCGCTCCTCGGCAAGGCCGTGAAGGTCCCCGACCTTCCGTTCCCGCGCCTCACCTACGACGAGGCGCTCGCGCTCGTGAACGGCACGAAGCGCTGGACGAACGACAAGGGCGAAAGCGCGGAGATCCCGTGGGGCGAGGACCTGAACGCGGCGGCCGAGAAGATCCTCGGCGAGATCATGGCCGAGCGCGGGCACGAGTTCTACTTCATCACGAAGTATCCCGAGCAGATCCGCCCCTTCTACACCTTCGTCGAGGACACGACGCCCATCTCGCGCAGCTTCGACCTCGAGCACGCGGGCCTCGAGGTCACGTCCGGCGCGCAGCGCCAGCACGACGTCGCGAAGCTCGAAGCGCGCATCCGCCACAAGGGTCTCGAGCCCTCGGACTTCGCCGACTACCTCAAGCCCTTCCGCTACGGCATGCCCCCGCACGGCGGCTTCGGCCTCGGCATCGACCGGCTCACGATGGAGGTCCTCGGCCTCGACAACGTGCGCGAGGCCGTGCTCTTCCCGCGAGACCGCACGCGGTTGGCGCCTTAG